Below is a window of Flavobacterium sp. CFS9 DNA.
ATCACTAATCTGACTTTCAACGAGCAATACAGCTATTACTACATGTTAATGGCTCGTAAAAATCTGGATCAGCCTTTGGGTGATCCGAAAAATACTTTAATCAAATTCAACGAACAAATCGCGAGTAAATATCGTGCAGGTTTAAGTCTTAGTTATTTAGACGATTATTTAAATCACAATATTGTTCCCGAAAGTGTGCAGCAATTCTACGATTTAAACAAAAACCAACAAACCAACCGTTACGATTTAGAAAAAATACTAACCCAAAAAAGTCCAAAAAAGATTGATTGGTTTTTCAATACCATTATAGGTTCACGCGACATTATCGATTATAAGTTCACTCATGTTTCGAGAACGAAAGACACTGTCGCTTTTCGAATAAAAAACAGAACCGGCATCTATGCTCCGATTCCTATCTATGGGATTAATAAAAATGAAGTTGTTTTTAAAGAATGGGTTGAGCCAAAAACAGCCGATTCTACTTATATCTTTGAGCGAAAAAATGCCGACAAGATTGTTATCAACTATGACAATGAGGTTCCGGAGTACAACCAAAGAAACAACTGGAGATCCATAAAAAGCCTGGTTATTACTAATCGTCCGATCAAATTTAATTTTGCCAAAGATCTCGAAGATCCATATTATAATCAGATTTTATATATCCCGACGCTTACCTATAACTATTATGACGGCTTAACTCCCGGTATGCGTCTTCATAACAAAACAATTCTGGACAAACCTTTCACTTTTGATATCAATCCGGCTTATTCGATTAATGCTAAAACTTTTTCCGGTTCTTCCTCATTTTCCTGGAATCAATACTACCGAAACAGTACCTTATATAATGTACGTTATTCTTTAAGCCAAAACTATTACCACTACGCTCCTGATGCGACCTATTTGAGACTGAATCCCATGGTACAGTTTAGAATACGTGAAGAAAACTTCAGAGATAACCGAAAACAACTGATCATGTTCAGGCAGGTTATTGTAAATCGTGAAGCAAGCACTTACATCACAGACAATTCGACACCAAATTACTCCGTTTTCAATGCTCGTTACGTTAATACAAAAACGGAACTGGTCAATCATTTTAATTTTATGACGGATGTTCAGTTCTCGGGAAAATTTGGAAAAGTAGCCGCAGAAATTGAATACAGAAGACTTTTTGAAAACAATCGCAAACTAAATTTAAGATTGTACGCCGGAAGTTTTTTATACAATCGAACAAACTCTGATTATTTCAGTTTTGGTTTAGACCGACCATCTGATTATATGTTTGATTACAATTTTTTCGGAAGATCAGAAAGTACCGGAATTTTCAGTCAGCAATACGTAATAGCTGAAGGTGGTTTTAAATCTAAAATAGCACCAAGATATGCCAATCAATGGATGGCTACCCTAAATGCGAGCTACGCTATATGGAACTGGATTGAGATTTACGGAGATGTAGGCTTCATGAGAAGCAAGCATCAAAGCGAAGATTTCAGATATGATAGTGGTATTCGGTTAAATTTAGTTCCGGACTATTTTGAATTGTACTTTCCGGTTTATTCGAATAACGGATGGGAGATTTCACAAAATAAATACAGCGAAAAAATACGATTTATCGTCACATTTTCACCAAAAACATTACTTAATCTTTTCACTAGAAAATGGCTTTAATCGAATGAATTAGTTATAAAAACATAAGTTATTCGCATAAAAAAAACAAAAACACTAAATATCACTTAAAAAACACACCCTGTTTTAGCAATTTAATTACAGATAATTAAATTATATTTACTTTAATGAATTATGATTATTGATACTTTTTAATTATTTTTGCTCCGAAACATTACCCATTTGAGATTATGATTAAAGAAAAAAATAATACTACACTTACTTTCGAAGATTTCAAAACTGAAGTAATGAACGACTACAAAATTGCGGTTACGAGCCGTGAATGTAGTCTTTTAGGACGTAAAGAGGTATTGACAGGGAAAGCCAAATTTGGAATATTTGGAGACGGTAAAGAAGTTCCACAACTTGCCATGGCGAAAGCCTTTAAAAATGGTGATTTCCGTTCCGGATACTACCGCGATCAGACTTTTATGATGGCTATTGGCGAATTGACTCCAAAACAGTTTTTCGCAGGTTTATACGGTCATACCGATTTAGATTTTGATCCAATGTCTGCCGGAAGACAAATGGGAGGACACTTTGTAACACATAGTTTAAACGAAGACGGCTCCTGGAAAGATTTAACAAAACAAAAAAATTCAAGCGCAGATATATCTCCTACAGCCGGACAAATGCCTAGATTATTAGGATTGGCACAGGCTTCTAAAATTTATAGAAATGTTGACGGAATTACTGTTAAAGATAAATTTACAGTAGACGGAAACGAAGTTGCCTGGGGAACTATCGGAAATGCAAGTACATCTGAAGGCTTGTTCTTTGAAACTATAAACGCTGCCGGAGTTCTACAAGTTCCAATGGTAATGAGTGTTTGGGATGATGAATACGGAATTTCGGTTCACGCCAGACATCAGACTACAAAAGAAAACATCTCTGAGATTTTAAAAGGATACCAACGCGATGAAGATTCTAAAGGTTATGAAATTTTCAGAGTTAAAGGCTGGGATTATGCAGAGTTGGTTTCGACTTACGAAAGAGCGGGCGCTATTGCACGTGAAGAGCACATTCCGGTTTTAATTCACGTAAACGAATTAACACAACCTCAGGGACATTCTACTTCCGGTTCACACGAACGTTATAAAAACGCAGAGAGACTGGCTTGGGAAAAAGATTTTGACTGTATCCGTCAGATGCGTTTGTGGATGATTGCTATTAACATTGCATCACCTGAAGAATTAGCTGAAATTGATTTTGAATTGAAAAAAGAAGTCCTTGAAGCTAAAAAAGAGGCTTGGAATTCTTTCATCAATCCAATTATTGAAGATCAGAAAAATCTTTTGGCTTTGTTAGGTCAAATTGCTGAAGCCAGCATCAATCACAAAGAAAGAATACAAAAATATATTTCGGAATTAAGCGCTATAAAATCACCTTTAAAAAAGGAAATGCTTGCTATAGCAAGAAAGATATTGCGTTTTATTGAAGTGCCAAACAGTAAAGTTTTATTATCGAACTGGATTACAAACTACATTAAAATTACACAGCCAAGATTCAGCAGTAACTTATACTCTGATTCTGAATTAAATGTATTTTCAGTTGAAAAAGTACTTCCGAAATATGCCGAAGACGCGAAAGCGGACCTTGACGGAAGAATGATTTTACGTGATAACTTTGATGCTTTATTTACTAAATATCCGGAAACCTTAATTTTTGGTGAGGATGTTGGAAATATTGGTGACGTAAATCAGGGATTAGAAGGGATGCAGGAAAAATATGGAGAACTTCGTGTTGCCGATATCGGAATCCGTGAAGCTACCATCATTGGTCAGGGAATTGGAATGGCTTTAAGAGGTCTGCGTCCAATTGCTGAAATTCAATACTTAGATTATTTACTATATGCTATCCAAATCATGAGTGATGATTTGGCAACATTGCAATACAGAACGGTAGGAAAACAAAAAGCACCGTTAATCATCAGAACCCGTGGACACCGTTTAGAAGGTATCTGGCATTCAGGTTCACCAATGGGAATGATTATCAATGCTATTCGTGGTATTCACGTTTTGGTTCCGAGAAACATGACTCAGGCTGCAGGATTCTACAACACCCTTTTAGAATGTGATGAACCGGCTTTAGTAATTGAATGTTTGAATGGTTACCGTTTAAAAGAAAAAACGCCTTTAAACTTTGGTGAATTCAAAACACCAATTGGTGTAGTTGAAACGCTAAAAGAAGGTTCAGATATTACACTTGTTTCTTACGGATCGACGCTAAGATTAGTAGAGCAGGCTGCTGTTGAATTGTTAGATTTAGGTATAGACTGTGAAGTTATCGACATTCAGTCTCTTCTTCCTTTTGACGTCAATAAGGACATTGTAAAAAGTATCGCTAAAACCAACCGTTTGTTAGTAATTGACGAAGATGTTCCTGGTGGAGCTTCTGCGTTTATTTTACAGCAAATCATGGAAGAACAGGATGCTTACCACCATTTAGACAGTAAACCGCAAACGCTTGCTGCAAAAGAGCACAGACCGGCTTATGGAACTGATGGTGATTATTTCTCAAAACCTTCCGCAGAAGATATTTTCGAAAAAGTCTACAGCATGATGCATGAAGCTAATCCTTCTAAATACCCTGCTTTATACTAAGAATTTAATTCACTATACAAAAACTCCCCAAAAGAAAATATTTCGTTTGGGGAGTTTTTTTTTGTTCCGAGTTTCAAGTTTCAAGTTTCAGGTTCCAGGTTTCAGGTTCCACATCTAACTTCTAACATTTTACATTTTACATTTTACATTTTACATTTTACATTTTACATTTTACATTTTACATTTCACCAATTCCAGAACCAACCTGCTTCAATTAAATATCCTTTAAAATTGCTCTTGCTTTTTCCAAATCCTCAGCAGTATCAATTCCGATTCCGACATGAGTAGTTTCTACCATTTTAATGCGTTTGCCGAATTCTAAATAACGCAATTGCTCTAATTTCTCAGAAGCTTCTAAAGATTTCATCGGCAGACTGTAAAAATCCAGTAAGGCTTGTTTTCTAAAAGCATAAATTCCGATGTGCTGAAAATAACGTACCCCAACCTCTTTATCTCTTGGATACGGAATTACCGATCTCGAAAAATACAAAGCAAACTGCGACTGATCGACCACTACTTTTACATTATTCGGATTGTTAATTTCTGTTTCATCTGTAATCTCACGCATTAAAGAAGCCAGATCTATTTTGCGTTCTCTATCCTCTTTAAACACAGACAAAACCTGCTCTAAAGGTCCTGCTTCAGTAAAAGGTTCATCCCCTTGTACATTAACCACAATATCAACATCAAGACCCGCAACTGCTTCTGCAATTCGATCACTTCCGGATTCGTGTTCTTTAATACTCATAATAGCTTTCCCGCCCTGATTTACAATTTCGTTATAAATTAAATCGGAATCCGTTACCACAAATACATCGTCAAACAATTTGGTAGCAACGGTTGCTTCATACGTTCTTAAAATTACCGTTTTCCCTCCTAAATCCTGCATTAGTTTAGCAGGAAAACGTGTTGATGCATATCGTGCCGGAATTACAGCTATTATCTTCATTTTATTTTTCTTTTATAAACTTCTAAACAAATGTAACTATTCAAAACTAATAAGTTTAAAAAAAATATTCTATGCTGCAATTTACAAATCTGAAGAGCAGCACCTTAAAAAATGCATTATATTTATCAGAAAAAACCACCATGAAAAAACACCTGATTTTGCCCCTGCTTTTATTAAACTTAACTTTTATTCCCTCGGCCTTCTGCCAAAACAAAACTACAATAAACAATGCCTTTACAGATCGCGTTTTCGACGGACAGGGATATCAGCCAGCTTCCAGTCTAAAATGGAAATTCAAAACTAACGGTAAAATTTTCTCTTCTCCCGTTGCACGAAACGGTGTAGTTTACATTGGCAGTGAAGATGGTTTTCTTTATGCTATTGAAGAAAACTCAGGAAAAATAAAGTGGAAATTCAAAACCAACGGAGCCATTCACAGTACTCCGGGCATCTTTGGAAATTCTGTTTTCTTTGGAAGTTTTGACGGAAATTATTACGCGGTAAACACTCAAAACGGGAAATTAATCTGGAAATTTAAAACCGGTGGAGAACACTGGTATGGAGAAAAAGGCATATTCGGATTAAAGCCGGAAACCCAATACATGGATGATTTATGGAGTTTTTATCTGTCATCTCCGGTAGTTTATGAAAAAGAAAAAAAAGCTGTTGTGCTATTTGGAAGCAGCGATGGAAATGTTTATTCGCTGGATGCCAAAACAGGAAGTTTAAAATGGAAGTTTAAAACCAACGGACCTGTACACGGAACTCCGGTAATCGATCAGAATAAAATTTACGTTGGCGGTTGGGATGCAGTTCTATACGCCTTAAACATAGAAAACGGTAAAGAAATCTGGCGTTTTGCAACGGGTACAAAAATAGGCTTTAAAGGAATCCAGTCCGCTGTAGCTGTCGCTGACGGAAAAGTCTTTTTTGGAGCCAGAGAGCCATTCTTCTTTGCTCTTGAAGCCGAAACCGGAAAATTGATTTGGAAATACGATGCCGAAAATTCCTGGGTTTTAAGTACTGCGGTTATTCAGAATAACACGGTTTATGTAGGAACCTCAGACACTTATGCTCTGCTGGCTTTGGACGCCCGAAATGGTGCAGAAAAATATCGATTCAAAACCAATGGTTACGTCTATAATTCTCCAGCTATAGCAGGAAGCACTATTTATTTTGGTGATTTTACAGGGAATTTCTTCAGTTTAGATCTGCTTTCTAACGGAAAGAAATCGAAAACTATAAGTACTGAAAATCGAAAACAATTTGCTTCAACTGTCTTAAAAAATGATCTTTTAGATTCCGGTCATGCCGCTCACAATACTGATCTTTCTCTATATAAAAATAACAAAATGGCAATGGATGAATTATACAAATTGGGACCAATTGTTTCTTCACCATTTATCAACAAGAACACTATTTATTTTGGAAGTGCCGACGGTTATCTGTACGCGTATAACTTAGAAAAAGAATCATAAATTATGATTTCGCAGAGATTCACAAAGATGCCACGGAGATTCGCTAAGATTCTTTTTCTTTTGCTTCTGAAGATAATATAGAAGAGTTTCACGCAGATTTTGCAAATTCAGCAGATTAAATTTAGCCGAATGTATTCAGAATTCTACGAGAAAATCTACTGAATCTGCAAAATCTGCGTTACAAAAATCACACAACATGTAAAAAAATCCGTGAATCTCTGCGATATCTTTGTGAATCTCTGCGTAATAATCCGTAGAGATTCACAAAATCGCATTACATTATTTTAACCGATGTCATACTTAAAGACCCAGCCAATAGTTTATCATTAAACAAACTGAGTTCTTCTGATTTTTCTTTTAACCCTAAAGTATACAGTAATGGTAAATAATGTTCAGGAGTAGGAATTGCCAATTGGGTTGCTTTATTCATTTTTTCAAAGTCAATCAAAGGCTGGAAATTATCATCCAATAAGTAACCGTTGATGGTTTCTCGTGCTTCAATTGCCCAATCGTAACCGTAATTGTCTTTATCAAAGTTCCTGAAATCGACCAATCGTAAATTATGAACAATGTTTCCGCTTCCAATAATCAAAACTCCTTTGCGGCGCAACGATTGCAGCTTTTGTGCCAACTCAAAATGGTATTGTCCTGACTTCGTATAATTGATACTCAACTGAATCACCGGAACGTTTGCTTCCGGATACAGATGTTTAATTACACTCCAGGCACCATGATCCAGTCCCCAGTGCTCGTCTAAATCTACAAGTACAGGTTCTAATATTTTTTTAGTCTCCTGAGCCAGTTCCGGGCTCCCTTTTGCAGGATATTGTACGTCAAAAAGAGCTTGTGGAAATCCTCCAAAATCATGAATCGTTCTGGGCATTTGCATCGAAGTCACCTTAGTTCCGTTGGTAAACCAGTGAGCAGAAACACACAAAATAGCATTGGGCTGCGGAAGTGTTTTTGCCAGATTTCGAAAACCGGTTACAAACTGATTTTCCTCAATCGCATTCATCGGACTCCCGTGTCCCAAAAACAAAACCGGCATTTTATCCGTATTCGAAAACGAAGATGAAATCGAATGTAAATCGTTTAGTGTTGTCATAGTAAAAGGTTATCACACGAATTTCACAGATCTTACCAATACTAAATCTAAAAAATTCGTGACAATTAGTGAAATTCGTACTTTATTCCTCGAAACTCTCGTCTTTAAAACCTATCAAATATAACTTATTTTTAGCACGCGTCATAGCCGTGTACAGCCATCTGATGTAATCGCGATCAATTCCGTTTGGCAAATACGGCTGTTCGATAAAAACTGTATTCCATTGCCCTCCCTGTGATTTATGACAGGTGATTGCATAGGAAAATTTCACCTGCAAACCGTTAAAATATTCGTTTTCTTTTACTTTCTGAAACTTCTTGTATTTGGTACTTTCGTTTTCATAATCTTTCATCACTTCCTCATACAAACGATTGGATTCTTCATAAGTTAAAGATGGAGATTCACTTTTAATAGTATCTAAAATTAATACCGTTTCAAAGGGCTTTTGATCCGGATAATCGACCATTCTGATTTTTACTTTTGCAAAATTAAACCCGTACAATTCCTTGATTCCAAAAAGCTCCAAAACTTCGATAATATCTCCATTGGCAATAAATCCTGCTTCATCTGTTTCTTTCAGCCAGAAATAATTGTTCTTTACCACCATCAGGAAATCTCCTGCCGAAAGTTCACTTTCTTTAAACAGAATTCTGGTTCGAATCTGTTCGTTATACTGATTAGCTCTTTTATTCGAGCGAACAATAAAAGCAGTATCTTCAATACTATAATTGCTGTAAGCCATATTAATAGCGTCCTGAATATCATATCCGTCCGTCAAACGGACAATGTCTTTAAATCCCCTAACATTGAACCTAAATTCGGTAATAAAACTCTCTTTCAAAAGCTCTCTTAGTTCTGTCGCATTGAACAAAATTCCGGAACTTTCTTCCTGACGCATTACTTCATCCAGTTCGATATGTTCGACTTCTTTACCATAGTGAATCCCTAGAGTATGCGTATCCAAAGCCGGGCTAATATCCATATTTACAGGCGGAAGCTGAGCAGTATCTCCCAAAAGAATCATTTTACAATTGGTTCCCGAATACACATAATTAATCAAATCATCCAGCAGTGATCCGTTATCGTACAATTTTGAATCGGAATTATTATCCGAAATCATTGAGGCCTCATCGACGATAAAAATGGTATTTTTATGTTTGTTTTGCTGTTTCGTAAAAGCTACACCTCCACCGGAAGATTTCTTGGGGAAATATATTTTTTTATGAATCGTAAATGCGGGCGTATTCGCATAATTAGCGATTACCTTTGCTGCACGTCCCGTTGGCGCTAACAATACATACTTTTTATTAATATCACCCAAATTGTTCACGATGGTCGAAATCACAGTTGTTTTTCCCGTTCCTGCATATCCTTTCAGAACAAAAATGGTGTCGTTAGCCGGTTCGGTTAAAAAAATAGCGATTTTTTGAAAAAAAATATCCTGCTTATACGTTGGAGCAAATGGAAATCTCTTTTGTAAAATGCCGTAAAACAATGCTGAATTCATAGGGTAAATTTGAGATACAAAGTTCGTCTTTTTAAATGGCAATGCCAATTTAAAATTTTAATCCCGACGGGATTTATTAACGAACCTTAAATTTATTTTCCATAAAAAACTATTCTTAACTTTCTTTTAAAATGAATGTGAAATTGTTTTTTGAAATTGCAATTATTATTGTTGCTTTTTAATTTGTAAGTTTGTGGTCGCCTAAAATTCCTTCTTGTAAAACAGGTAACGAATTGTAAATCAATATGTCATTACAAAACACTAACATCACTTCAAAAAATTACAAAAAGCTTTCTATTCAGGTTTCTCTGACCGGATTGTCATTTTGCTGTTTTGATACTTTAAATAATACCGTTACTTCTTTAAAAGAAATTCATTTCGATACGTTTCACAAAACGACCAAAATTGAAGAATTGTTTGGAGATGTTTTTAAAAATCATCCTGAATTAAAGGAAACTTATGATGAAGTTTTAGTAATTCATAATAACAACCTGTCCACTTTTGTTCCAACGGCTTTGTTTGATGAAAACTACCTTGGAAGTTACCTGCAATACAACACAAAAGTTTTCGAAACTGATTTTTTTGCTTACGATCAAATTTCAAAATATCAAATGAATGCGGTTTACATACCATATGTCAATATCAACAATTTTTTCATCGATCAGTTTGGTACTTTCGATTACAAACATGCCAACAGTATTTTAGTAGAAAAAATTCTGGACGCTTCACGAAACAATGACGATAAAAAAATGGTGGTTAATTTCAACCCCGGTCATTTTGAAGTGATTGTAGTCCAAAATCAAAAACTATTGTTATTCAATTCGTTTGAATATCAAACACCTGAAGATTTTATTTATTATTTGCTTTTTACTGCCGAACAATTAAGTTTGAATCCTGAAAGTTTTCCACTTGAATTATTGGGCACCATCGACCAAAACGATGCGTTTTATGCGATTGCATATAAATACATTCGTCATATATCCTTTTTGGATGTAAGCACCTTACAGCAAAGAAATAGCTTCACCACAGCCGAAAATCAAAAACATTATATCTTATTCCAATCATGAGAATTATTTCAGGGAAATACAAAGGACGTCGCATTTTTCCGCCAAAAAACCTTCCTGTAAGACCAACAACCGACATGAGTAAAGAAGCATTATTTAATGTTTTGAACAATCATTTCAGTTTTGACAGTTTAAAGGTTTTAGATTTGTTTTCAGGAACCGGTAACATCAGTTTTGAATTCGCTTCCCGCGGAAGTGCTCCAATTACCTCTGTAGATGGCGATTTTGGATGCGTAAAATTCATCAAACAAGTTTCGTCAGAATACGATTTTGACATCGCGGCAACTAAAAGTGATGTATACAAATTTCTGGAAAACTGTAAAACGTCTTACGATATTGTTTTTGCCGATCCGCCTTATGGATTTGACCAGGCCTCATTCGAAAAAATTGTCCTAACGGTTTTCGAAAGAGAATTGCTTCACGAAGATGGCATGATGATTATCGAGCATTCCAAATACACCAAAATGGATCATTTGAGTAATTTTTCTTTTCAAAAAAGTTACGGAGGCTCTTTCTTCAGTTTCTTCGAATTGAACTCTACCGATGACGACGAAGAATTACCGGACGATTCATCTACTAAAATAACGGAAGAAGACGAAGGATAAACCTCGCTCTTCAAATACTGAATTAAAATTTAAAAGCAGAAAAACCTTGATTCGTCAAGGTTTTTCTGCTTTTAAAACATCGTCACAACAATCTGAGCATCTGCTCAACCTGGGTAAAAAACAAATTATAAAGAAGGCACAAGTATCTTAGAGATCTTCTCATAAAGCGGAGTTTTTACGCCATACTTAATCCCTTCATTCAACACAAACTTAGTAAGCGAAAATGCCTCAGTATTCTTGCCGGCTAATAAATCTCTGTGCATCGATGATGTAGCTTCGCGTGGTGATTTTTCCAACTTAAGTACGGTCTGATTTACAATATCATCCGGCAGTTTTAATCCTTTTGCTTTGGCAACCGCATCAATTTCATGTACCAATCCCACATAAACCGACATGGCATCCGGATTGTCCCGAATTTCACCAATATTCTGATTCAGATAAGAAGTTGTTGTGGCTAAAGCCGAAATAAAAATAAACTTCTCCCATACTGTTTCTTCAATAGTTTCCACCAAATAACTTTCAATTCTGGCTTGCTGAAAAATCCTTTGTAATTTTTCTAATTTTGAAGCCGAAACCGTCTTAGAACCAAAAAACAGTTTTTCATAAAAGCCCATTTTACGAATGGTTCCGGGTAAAGTGATCATCGAAATGATATAGACACAGCCTTGCAGAATATCGTTCTGAGGAAATATTTTCTGAATGCGTTCCGGAGCGTCAACTCCATTATACAATGGAAGAATAACCGTTTTAGCTACAATACAGCTTTGAAGCGAAAGCAAACTTTCCTCAATATCATAGGTTTTGGTAGCACAAATTAAGTAATCCAGTCCCCCAATTTCCTCCGGATTATTCGAAACCAATTTTGGATGCACAATCATTTCTGATTCATCGGTTACAATTTTCAATCCGCTATCGGCAATCGCTTTTTGTGTCGCGCCACGAGCAATAAAAATTACTTCAACTTCATCCGATTTATAATAGGCTTTCGCCAAAAGTCCGCCGAAATAACCACCTACTCCACCAAGTCCTAAAATTCCAATTCTTTTCATAAAATCTTATTTAAAAAAACTCAAATTTGAAATTCCAAATTCCAAGCTTCAAGTTTCAAGTTTGACATCACACATCTCACATTTAACATCTCACATCTCACATCTCACAACACTATTCCCCCACAACAGGGTTCAGATTCAGCTCTGTAAAATCGCGTTCTGTTTTCGAAATGAT
It encodes the following:
- a CDS encoding thiamine pyrophosphate-dependent enzyme, which produces MIKEKNNTTLTFEDFKTEVMNDYKIAVTSRECSLLGRKEVLTGKAKFGIFGDGKEVPQLAMAKAFKNGDFRSGYYRDQTFMMAIGELTPKQFFAGLYGHTDLDFDPMSAGRQMGGHFVTHSLNEDGSWKDLTKQKNSSADISPTAGQMPRLLGLAQASKIYRNVDGITVKDKFTVDGNEVAWGTIGNASTSEGLFFETINAAGVLQVPMVMSVWDDEYGISVHARHQTTKENISEILKGYQRDEDSKGYEIFRVKGWDYAELVSTYERAGAIAREEHIPVLIHVNELTQPQGHSTSGSHERYKNAERLAWEKDFDCIRQMRLWMIAINIASPEELAEIDFELKKEVLEAKKEAWNSFINPIIEDQKNLLALLGQIAEASINHKERIQKYISELSAIKSPLKKEMLAIARKILRFIEVPNSKVLLSNWITNYIKITQPRFSSNLYSDSELNVFSVEKVLPKYAEDAKADLDGRMILRDNFDALFTKYPETLIFGEDVGNIGDVNQGLEGMQEKYGELRVADIGIREATIIGQGIGMALRGLRPIAEIQYLDYLLYAIQIMSDDLATLQYRTVGKQKAPLIIRTRGHRLEGIWHSGSPMGMIINAIRGIHVLVPRNMTQAAGFYNTLLECDEPALVIECLNGYRLKEKTPLNFGEFKTPIGVVETLKEGSDITLVSYGSTLRLVEQAAVELLDLGIDCEVIDIQSLLPFDVNKDIVKSIAKTNRLLVIDEDVPGGASAFILQQIMEEQDAYHHLDSKPQTLAAKEHRPAYGTDGDYFSKPSAEDIFEKVYSMMHEANPSKYPALY
- a CDS encoding ATP-dependent RecD-like DNA helicase is translated as MNSALFYGILQKRFPFAPTYKQDIFFQKIAIFLTEPANDTIFVLKGYAGTGKTTVISTIVNNLGDINKKYVLLAPTGRAAKVIANYANTPAFTIHKKIYFPKKSSGGGVAFTKQQNKHKNTIFIVDEASMISDNNSDSKLYDNGSLLDDLINYVYSGTNCKMILLGDTAQLPPVNMDISPALDTHTLGIHYGKEVEHIELDEVMRQEESSGILFNATELRELLKESFITEFRFNVRGFKDIVRLTDGYDIQDAINMAYSNYSIEDTAFIVRSNKRANQYNEQIRTRILFKESELSAGDFLMVVKNNYFWLKETDEAGFIANGDIIEVLELFGIKELYGFNFAKVKIRMVDYPDQKPFETVLILDTIKSESPSLTYEESNRLYEEVMKDYENESTKYKKFQKVKENEYFNGLQVKFSYAITCHKSQGGQWNTVFIEQPYLPNGIDRDYIRWLYTAMTRAKNKLYLIGFKDESFEE
- the ygiD gene encoding 4,5-DOPA dioxygenase extradiol yields the protein MTTLNDLHSISSSFSNTDKMPVLFLGHGSPMNAIEENQFVTGFRNLAKTLPQPNAILCVSAHWFTNGTKVTSMQMPRTIHDFGGFPQALFDVQYPAKGSPELAQETKKILEPVLVDLDEHWGLDHGAWSVIKHLYPEANVPVIQLSINYTKSGQYHFELAQKLQSLRRKGVLIIGSGNIVHNLRLVDFRNFDKDNYGYDWAIEARETINGYLLDDNFQPLIDFEKMNKATQLAIPTPEHYLPLLYTLGLKEKSEELSLFNDKLLAGSLSMTSVKIM
- a CDS encoding aminopeptidase; translation: MEVAVNVELKTLNIKQDITYYNTSNDSLVSIVLNDWNNAFSDKNTPLARRFSDEFYRGFHLAKTSERGSTTVLSLTDSDNSALEWERTEKNPDYIVVKLNRKLRPGEKIDLHLIYITKIPSDKFTRYGFDQNGGMNLKDWFLTPARFENHRFMKYDNFNLDDIANASTDYQLEIKIPNQYSITTDLNQISEDNTNSSFKSYQFSGKNRTDFSLFIEKQNGFKSYDNGSLEVVTNLKNKRLTEIQSAIIINKVVTFANSFIGKYPHQKITVSQVDYDRNPFYGLNQLPSFISPFSDEFVFEITFLKTYLNNYLKNSLRLDPRKDNWVYDGIQIYAMMKYIEENHLDQKMLGRLSDMKLFSSFNITNLTFNEQYSYYYMLMARKNLDQPLGDPKNTLIKFNEQIASKYRAGLSLSYLDDYLNHNIVPESVQQFYDLNKNQQTNRYDLEKILTQKSPKKIDWFFNTIIGSRDIIDYKFTHVSRTKDTVAFRIKNRTGIYAPIPIYGINKNEVVFKEWVEPKTADSTYIFERKNADKIVINYDNEVPEYNQRNNWRSIKSLVITNRPIKFNFAKDLEDPYYNQILYIPTLTYNYYDGLTPGMRLHNKTILDKPFTFDINPAYSINAKTFSGSSSFSWNQYYRNSTLYNVRYSLSQNYYHYAPDATYLRLNPMVQFRIREENFRDNRKQLIMFRQVIVNREASTYITDNSTPNYSVFNARYVNTKTELVNHFNFMTDVQFSGKFGKVAAEIEYRRLFENNRKLNLRLYAGSFLYNRTNSDYFSFGLDRPSDYMFDYNFFGRSESTGIFSQQYVIAEGGFKSKIAPRYANQWMATLNASYAIWNWIEIYGDVGFMRSKHQSEDFRYDSGIRLNLVPDYFELYFPVYSNNGWEISQNKYSEKIRFIVTFSPKTLLNLFTRKWL
- the kdsB gene encoding 3-deoxy-manno-octulosonate cytidylyltransferase; amino-acid sequence: MKIIAVIPARYASTRFPAKLMQDLGGKTVILRTYEATVATKLFDDVFVVTDSDLIYNEIVNQGGKAIMSIKEHESGSDRIAEAVAGLDVDIVVNVQGDEPFTEAGPLEQVLSVFKEDRERKIDLASLMREITDETEINNPNNVKVVVDQSQFALYFSRSVIPYPRDKEVGVRYFQHIGIYAFRKQALLDFYSLPMKSLEASEKLEQLRYLEFGKRIKMVETTHVGIGIDTAEDLEKARAILKDI
- a CDS encoding PQQ-binding-like beta-propeller repeat protein, producing the protein MLQFTNLKSSTLKNALYLSEKTTMKKHLILPLLLLNLTFIPSAFCQNKTTINNAFTDRVFDGQGYQPASSLKWKFKTNGKIFSSPVARNGVVYIGSEDGFLYAIEENSGKIKWKFKTNGAIHSTPGIFGNSVFFGSFDGNYYAVNTQNGKLIWKFKTGGEHWYGEKGIFGLKPETQYMDDLWSFYLSSPVVYEKEKKAVVLFGSSDGNVYSLDAKTGSLKWKFKTNGPVHGTPVIDQNKIYVGGWDAVLYALNIENGKEIWRFATGTKIGFKGIQSAVAVADGKVFFGAREPFFFALEAETGKLIWKYDAENSWVLSTAVIQNNTVYVGTSDTYALLALDARNGAEKYRFKTNGYVYNSPAIAGSTIYFGDFTGNFFSLDLLSNGKKSKTISTENRKQFASTVLKNDLLDSGHAAHNTDLSLYKNNKMAMDELYKLGPIVSSPFINKNTIYFGSADGYLYAYNLEKES